One region of Deinococcus aestuarii genomic DNA includes:
- a CDS encoding SDR family NAD(P)-dependent oxidoreductase, protein MTITFITGANKGLGYETARRLTELGQTVLIGARDPERGQAAADRLGARFVLIDVTSDESVARAAEDVQAHEGHIDVLINNAGIIGSYRPAEELSGPEATEVFNTNVVGIVRVTQAFLPLLRRSEHPSVINVGSGMGSLDLTHDPERAESKVIAPLYTASKAAVTMLTTQYARALPGIRVNAADPGYTATDLNGHSGPQTVAEGTDAIVTLATERPEAGTGRFIDRFGPVRW, encoded by the coding sequence ATGACCATCACCTTCATCACGGGGGCCAACAAGGGCCTCGGGTACGAGACCGCTCGCCGCCTGACCGAACTCGGCCAGACCGTCCTCATCGGTGCCCGCGACCCTGAGCGCGGCCAGGCCGCCGCCGATCGGCTCGGTGCCCGGTTTGTGCTCATCGATGTCACCAGCGACGAGTCGGTCGCCCGCGCCGCGGAGGACGTTCAGGCCCATGAGGGCCACATCGACGTGCTGATCAACAACGCCGGGATCATCGGTTCCTACCGCCCAGCCGAGGAGCTTTCCGGGCCCGAAGCCACCGAGGTCTTCAACACCAACGTGGTCGGAATCGTGCGCGTCACGCAGGCGTTCTTGCCGCTCCTTCGCCGCTCCGAGCACCCGTCGGTGATCAACGTCGGCAGCGGGATGGGCTCGCTCGACCTCACCCACGACCCCGAGCGGGCCGAATCCAAGGTGATCGCCCCGCTCTACACGGCCTCCAAGGCCGCGGTCACGATGCTCACCACCCAGTACGCCCGGGCGCTGCCCGGCATCCGGGTCAACGCCGCCGACCCCGGCTACACCGCGACCGATCTCAACGGACACAGCGGGCCGCAGACCGTCGCGGAGGGTACGGACGCGATCGTCACCCTGGCGACCGAGCGCCCTGAGGCGGGCACGGGCCGCTTCATCGATCGCTTCGGCCCCGTCCGCTGGTAG
- a CDS encoding helix-turn-helix transcriptional regulator, translating into MTATETSLAATLRVWRERLTPAEVGLPAGRSRRAVGLRREELADLAGVSVDYLVRLEQGRATTPSGQVVAALARVLHLTHAERDHLYRLAGLHPPGDRVISDHISPGVQRLLLRLGDLPVAVFAADWQMVWWSRGWAALVGDPSGTPPEERSLVRARFPVPGRRGGVEAWRVRSDHPEATDRAVVADLRRASARYPEDRRLAELLRRTIDGNAHFAQLWRAGAVGGHTEDRKTIEHPLVGEVTVDCDVLSAGDADLKIVVLTAPVGSEDASKIELACMTALPSVR; encoded by the coding sequence ATGACCGCCACAGAAACCAGTCTGGCCGCGACGTTGCGGGTGTGGCGAGAGCGCTTGACCCCCGCCGAGGTCGGCCTGCCCGCCGGTCGGTCGCGCCGCGCGGTCGGCCTGCGCCGCGAGGAGCTGGCCGACCTGGCGGGCGTCTCGGTCGATTACCTCGTCCGGCTCGAACAGGGCCGGGCGACCACGCCGTCCGGCCAGGTCGTGGCCGCGTTGGCGCGCGTCCTGCACCTGACCCACGCCGAACGCGACCATCTCTACCGCCTGGCGGGGCTGCACCCCCCCGGGGACCGGGTGATCAGCGATCACATCTCGCCCGGCGTGCAGCGGCTCCTCTTGCGTCTGGGGGACCTCCCGGTCGCGGTGTTCGCCGCCGACTGGCAGATGGTGTGGTGGAGCCGCGGCTGGGCAGCGCTCGTGGGCGACCCGTCGGGCACCCCGCCGGAGGAACGCAGCCTGGTGCGGGCGCGCTTTCCCGTCCCGGGCCGCCGCGGCGGGGTCGAGGCCTGGCGGGTCCGCTCGGACCACCCGGAGGCGACTGACCGCGCGGTGGTCGCCGACCTGAGGCGGGCGAGCGCGCGGTATCCCGAAGATCGCCGCCTGGCCGAACTCCTGCGCCGCACGATCGACGGCAACGCCCACTTCGCCCAGCTCTGGCGTGCGGGCGCCGTCGGCGGGCACACCGAGGACCGCAAAACGATTGAGCACCCCCTCGTCGGTGAGGTCACCGTGGATTGCGACGTCCTCTCAGCGGGTGACGCCGATCTCAAGATCGTTGTCTTGACGGCGCCCGTCGGAAGTGAGGACGCCAGCAAAATCGAGCTGGCGTGCATGACGGCCCTCCCGTCCGTGCGGTAG
- a CDS encoding exonuclease domain-containing protein, giving the protein MATIRYGRRGRHQETVVQGGAQAVPRKAATPDKLAALEKAQEVRKNNETRRLAALLEEERREEAERQAWLEEQAEEGRAALREIVARGNWLSLDTEMTRIDEDAEVIEVALVSPIGEVLFESLARPFGPVSEEVRAVHGMTDEELSTAPTWPEVYARLVPLLHGRELVAWKPRSTGACFGG; this is encoded by the coding sequence GTGGCAACGATCCGCTACGGCCGCCGCGGACGCCACCAGGAGACGGTGGTGCAAGGCGGCGCCCAGGCGGTGCCGAGGAAGGCGGCCACCCCTGACAAGCTCGCGGCGCTGGAGAAAGCTCAGGAGGTCCGCAAAAACAACGAGACCCGGCGCCTCGCCGCGCTGCTGGAGGAGGAACGCCGCGAGGAGGCGGAGAGGCAGGCCTGGCTGGAAGAGCAGGCCGAGGAGGGGCGGGCCGCCCTACGCGAGATCGTGGCCCGGGGCAACTGGCTGAGCCTGGACACCGAGATGACGCGGATCGACGAGGACGCGGAGGTGATCGAGGTCGCCCTGGTCTCCCCTATCGGCGAGGTGTTGTTCGAGAGCTTGGCGCGCCCGTTCGGGCCGGTGAGCGAGGAGGTGCGAGCGGTGCACGGCATGACCGACGAGGAGTTGAGTACGGCGCCGACCTGGCCCGAGGTGTACGCTCGGCTCGTGCCGCTCTTGCACGGCCGCGAGCTGGTGGCATGGAAGCCGCGTTCGACCGGCGCGTGCTTCGGCGGTTGA